One part of the Rutidosis leptorrhynchoides isolate AG116_Rl617_1_P2 chromosome 1, CSIRO_AGI_Rlap_v1, whole genome shotgun sequence genome encodes these proteins:
- the LOC139885578 gene encoding 2-methoxy-6-polyprenyl-1,4-benzoquinol methylase, mitochondrial-like encodes MSVRMVARRLGRKLLPRFTPVAHLQSHATSFGFKEVKEDEKSQLVGNVFTKVASNYDIMNDVMSGGLHRLWKERLVSKLNPFPGMKHLDVAGGTGDVAFRILENINSVDRRAIEDTIEDFLQAETQIYVCDINPNMLDVGKKRAQERGLGDLGSLVWVEGDAEKLVFEDSSMDGYTIAFGIRNVTHIEKVLAEAYRVLKKGGRFLCLELSHVDTPIFKQLYDYYSFSVIPVLGELVAGDRDSYQYLVESVRRFPPQEVFAKMIADAGFQKVEYENLVGGVVAIHSGLKV; translated from the exons ATGTCAGTCCGAATGGTTGCTCGGAGATTGGGGAGGAAGCTATTACCGAGGTTTACTCCTGTTGCTCATCTGCAATCCCATGCTACTAGCTTTG GGTTTAAAGAAGTAAAGGAAGATGAGAAAAGCCAACTTGTTGGTAATGTGTTTACCAAGGTTGCATCAAactatgacatcatgaatgatgtcATGAGTGGTGGACTGCATAGGTTGTGGAAAGAAAG ATTGGTTTCAAAATTGAATCCATTTCCTGGGATGAAGCATCTTGATGTAGCTGGTGGGACCG GTGACGTGGCTTTCAGGATACTGGAAAATATCAATAGTGTTGATCGCAGAGCCATAGAAGACACCATTGAAGACTTCTTGCAAGCGGAAACACAGATTTACGTTTGTGATATCAATCCAAATATGTTGGACGTTGGTAAAAAACGAGCTCAAGAAAGAG GGCTCGGAGATCTCGGTTCTCTTGTATGGGTTGAGGGAGATGCAGAAAAGCTCGTTTTTGAAGATAGTTCAATGGATGGTTACACTATTGCTTTTGGTATTAGAAACGTCACACACATAGAAAAAGTTCTTGCTGAAGCATACAG GGTACTTAAGAAGGGAGGGAGATTTTTATGCCTTGAACTCAGCCATGTAGACACTCCAATTTTTAAGCAGCT GTATGATTACTACTCGTTCTCAGTTATTCCAGTCCTAGGAGAGCTAGTTGCCGGAGATCGCGATTCTTATCAGTATTTGGTTGAGAGCGTTCGACGTTTTCCTCCTCAG GAGGTATTTGCTAAAATGATTGCTGATGCTGGGTTTCAAAAGGTGGAGTATGAAAATCTTGTTGGAGGAGTTGTGGCCATTCATTCTGGGTTGAAAGTTTAG